The genomic interval TACGGAAATTtatacgatttttttttttttttatttattatttttaattgtgtaAATTGAACAGAAAGCCGTCCACACCGTCGCTGTCACAACCACAAAAAAGACTAAAAATCGAAAGGCCATGGCGgaaaatcaacagcaacatataaatttattatacgTGAGTTTCCTGTAAATTGGACGAAtgcgagcaaaaaaaaaaaattctattatACCAACAGCTAAACCCACTGACTTTGGAGGCAAGCTATTTCTTGGAAACCCTTGAAGAAGTTAACCGCAAAAATAATCTACAATTGGATCCATATTTGACGAACTTGTTGGAGCGCATTGTTGTCGGTATTGAAAAGTATCTGGACAAGAAGCCAACCTACATAATACCTAAGGCTGTGCAACCGGTTCCCAATAGCCAGCCGACTGTAACAGGAGCTGGGGGACTTACCTTTGTGCCGCCCAGTGAGTTGCAGAAAATCAAGCGAACATTCAACTGTACTGCTTGCACGCATCGCATTGTGGGCACAACAATTGCCAAGGCGGTGGGACACTTGGCCGAACAACATCCTAATCCCAATCCAAATGGCACCGTCAATGGACAGCGACCAATGCCGACGAAGCAGGAAAGAAAGCGTGTTGAGGTGGAAGCACGCTCAAAAATGACCATACAGCTGCCAAAAAGTAAGCAACAAGCAGAAGAGACCTTCAGTGTTAACGATTTTCCTTCCTTGCAGAAGTTAAAGCTCTGGCAACAGGCGATATAACACATATGTTCAAAGATAAATATCAGGTTGCGGATAAGCTTAAAGTAATGCCGGAGTATGATGATATTGAAAAGGATCTATGCAAGCTACTCACATCGACTTTTTCTAATGAATCTGTTCGCATATATAAATTCGGATCGCGGATAACGGGCATTGGCACGTGCTCATCTGACTTGGATGTATTTGTAGATATTGGTATGTACTAGATGTAACACAACCACTTGCATATTGCATATTGTTTGTTTCTAAACACTTTACATGCAGGCAATAGCTTTCACACATTCGAGCATCGCGCTTCCAAGAATACTCTTTTCAGGCTTCGGATATTGCGGGGATTGTTCTGCGCAAGCAATGAATGGCGTATTATCAATGTAGGGACTTTTTGCTTTTCTATTGCTTTAAGATTAATAACTTGTTCTTCCCCTTATTTAATAGGTCATTGAACAGGCGAGGGTGCCTATAATAAAGACATGTCATCTGGCCTCTGGCATCGAGTGTGATATATGCCTAAATAGCTTAGGATTTTGTAACACAAActtgcttaaatatatattcgaaaCGCAGCCTCTAGGTGAGTTACTCATAGgcctttatttatatacatgcaaTAAATATCTTGTATCTTCGCCACCTTTTGCAGCCCAATACATGTGCATCTATTTGAAAACCTGGCTAGAGCGTTGCAAACTAACGGAACAAATATCCACATACAGCATGGCTCTGATGGTCATCTACTTTTTGCAGCTCCAACAACTGCTTCCATCGATTGAACTTATGCAACACGAGGAATCATTGCCAGCCAAGCAGCTGGTGGGACGTAAGTGCTGCTGATAACTACAACCATTTAATGTGCTTCccctaaatatatttgtatcgcTTGCAGCTTGGATTGCGAATTTCGCACAAAAGTCACTCAGCGATATGGGAGTGCAGCAGATTGAGGTTAGCGTGCCGCTGATTAAGGAGAAAGTGAAAGAACTGTTTGAGTTCTATGCAACGTTTAACTATGAGCGGTACATGGTTTGTCCCTATTTTGGAAGAAAACATGTAGCTATTTCAAAAATTCTCAAAGAGATGCCAAAAAGGTAAATTGAAGATAGAATCATGAATGTAATGGTTGCTTAAATTGATGCTTGTCTTTAGGTATACGAAATACGCTTATAACAATCCAGAGTCAGAGCTGCAGATTCAGAAGCCTATGGTCGTTCAAGATCCCATACAGCTGAACCATAACGTGACAAAGGCGGTaacaaaatatgcattaaaaacatttgttgaTTTCTGTGCACAAACAGCGGCGCTGCTTGCCACGCCTTCGCCGAATTAGCGCatggcaaattaaattaaactacTTGAAAATAAAGGACGCGCGTTCAGTGGAATGAATATTATTTGAAACTCTTCACCACCAGTAACTTCCTATCTTAAGTTGAACTAGTTTTATATACAAAGATCATAGATAAAAGTTGTTTTAAACTCGTAAATCGAATCctgaaaattattaaatgatATTTGTCGTAATAGCATCCAGCGAAGGCgtctttatttattgtgcctggcattgtgagtgtgtgaacatacataaacatatagaGGAAAATAAATAACGAACACACAAACGTACACAAGGAACACTTAAAGGCGCCAGGATTTGGGCCACACATCGAATGTTGTGCTTAGGAAAACGATTGTGACGCATACAATCAAAATGACGCCAAGAAGTGAGAAACGATTGTACCAATGCTGTTTGCTCTCCTGCATCATGGTATAAATGCGCATGGCAGCGGCTTCAGTCTCGTCCACGTCGCCATTGTTGTTAACAACAAAATGCGATTTCTCGCACTTTTTCTCTAGCGGCATTTGCGAATCAATGCGATTACGCGCCTCCGTTTCGGACAGCTCATTTCGAGCTAACAATCGTTGGAACTGCTTATCCGAGTCACTAATAATTTGATAAATTATacagctatatatattctactaATCATGGCGACACTCACCAGGACACGGTTACAATTTTGTGTATAAAATCCATAAGAATGCCCGTCTCAAAGAGCAATGGCAAGTCTAGCACTATCCAGGCATGACCGGACATGAAAAGCTTAAAGATACGCCAAAATATTGTGCGATGTATGACAGGATGTGTAATCTGGTTGAGTTTCCCACGTAACTCCTTGTTCTCGAAGATCAGCCGTCCCAGTACAGCCCGATTCAACTCTTTGCTGGGCAGCAGTACTTCGTCGCCAAAAGCGGCACGTATCTTATGCCAGCATGGTTGACCTGGTTCTACAACTGTGTGGTAGTCACGTATAGTTAATTTAAGTTGAGGTACGCTAATTGCGCTCAATTACAACATCCCGTATTATGTATGACTTACTCTCCCTGGCAATTTTATCCGCGTCGATAACTGGAATGCCATGACGTTCGAAAACCTTGGTCACGGTGCTTTTTCCTGTGGCAATGCCACCAGTTACAGCCAcaataaacatattaaaattagtTCTTTGGAATGTTTAACAGcctttatatttgttgttgacaGTTGTGTAAATTATTACACTGTAATCGGGTGAGGGATGTGAATTTATCGATAGGCTAATATTATGTGTAAGCGTTTTGCAACACTAAGTAGGCATGTTTTCAATGTTGTACAGCACATTTTTTCATTGAAGTCAGCCATCTTTaacttttgtaaattttcgTTCTCGTGCGTCGGTTTCATCAGTTGTCGAAAATTTCACGCGTTCGTGTCAGCAAATTGTTTACAGCGCTAATAAACCAATTACAACGAAACTCTAACGATCTCTTTAGCATCTGGAAGGAAAACATAAAATCAGCAAAATGGTGGATAAAATTGAAATGAGTTTGGATGATATCATTAAGTCGACGCGCACACAGAAGAAACCACAGGGTGGTCGTGGTGGACCAAGTGGAACTCGCCGGCCCGGCGGACAACAGCGATTTGGCACTGGTGGAACACGCCGTGGCGGCGGTCCTAATAGTGGCTCACCACGAAAGCCAGCACCAGCGAGTGGTGCCGGCGGTGTGCTCAAAGGTCGCCGCGGTGGCGGTAGCGGCGCAATACAGAAGCCTCGGCTCGCAAGGGTAATTGAAACGTTACGTTTTGTCATGTAGAGAGCCAAAAAGCAGCAAATTATccatgcatatgcataaaaagGACAGCCCGAGTTGGACACTCACGATTCTTTGCGAATTTCACGTAATCTGATATAAACAAACACTGACAATATCAACTGTGCTAACAGCTGCAAACAAGGAATCAAAATGGCTACCATATGCAGAACAAACGGTATCTGCACCGTTACTTTTACCATGTACCATGTGGACAGGCATAGCTGCAAAATGGCGGCTGCCAGTGggcatatacaaattataaaaataaaaattaaacaaaaacattgcaCAGCCGCACTATTTGGTTGTGTTAAGGATGGCCCGGCATCAACAGAACTAGAGATACACAGAATTGCAtcgaaatcaaactcatttatgtatttaaaagttttacaGACCTACATTTCGTTGAGGACTTAGCGCTTCTTGCGAACTCTTTTTCTTTCCCCGTTTATAACACGTTCAATATTTTTCGTTTGCACTTGTCAAAACAACCAAAGAATGGCAGTCAATCAAtgtacattcatacatatttaGTGTTTCTGCATTTCTGCGATGGCGTCCTCTTGATGTGGCTAGGATacaacaactgctgctgctgctactactACATCTCCCACATATTTGATCAGAAACTTGTCCCCACGCGTACCGTTCGAATCAACCAACAAATCTTCTACCTAATCCCCCCTTTAGGGTGATGTAAACAGCGCTTGGAAGCATGATATGTACGATGGTCCAAAACGAAACGGCAGTGCTGGCAACAGTACGGGGCCAACTCGTTTGATAGTCGGCAATTTGGACTACGGAGTATCAAATACGGACATCAAGGAGCTATTCAATGACTTTGGTCCGATGAAGAAGGCTGCCGTGCACTATGATCGTTCAGGTCGCTCGTTGGGTAAGTCCGTCAACACATTTATCCTCCATAACTTTTCGATAatgttgtatttgtataatttccCGCAGGCACCGCTGATGTAATATTCGAGCGTCGTTCTGACGCCCTCAAAGCTATTAAACAATATCATGGCGTACCCTTAGATGGTCGCCCTATGACAATACAACTTGCCGTCTCAGATGTAGCCGCTCTGACGCGGCCAGTCCCTGCCGATGATGTGAAACGTCGTGTTGGCGCAGCCGCAGGGTCACAGTTTAAACGCGGTGGTATGTATAagtaaaaatacatttatgttCCTGTATTCAACAAGGTAATTATATTTTAGGTGGGCAGGTAGGAGGTGGACCGCGTCGTGGAAGTTTCAAACGTCCAGCTGGAGGAAAACCAGCTGCGG from Drosophila virilis strain 15010-1051.87 chromosome 2, Dvir_AGI_RSII-ME, whole genome shotgun sequence carries:
- the Tailor gene encoding terminal uridylyltransferase Tailor isoform X2 encodes the protein MRVEDPDSFWHDKVAYSNAEQLFYEGIDKRKPEPSKAVHTVAVTTTKKTKNRKAMAENQQQHINLLYLNPLTLEASYFLETLEEVNRKNNLQLDPYLTNLLERIVVGIEKYLDKKPTYIIPKAVQPVPNSQPTVTGAGGLTFVPPSELQKIKRTFNCTACTHRIVGTTIAKAVGHLAEQHPNPNPNGTVNGQRPMPTKQERKRVEVEARSKMTIQLPKKVKALATGDITHMFKDKYQVADKLKVMPEYDDIEKDLCKLLTSTFSNESVRIYKFGSRITGIGTCSSDLDVFVDIGH
- the Dpck gene encoding dephospho-CoA kinase, whose product is MFIVAVTGGIATGKSTVTKVFERHGIPVIDADKIAREIVEPGQPCWHKIRAAFGDEVLLPSKELNRAVLGRLIFENKELRGKLNQITHPVIHRTIFWRIFKLFMSGHAWIVLDLPLLFETGILMDFIHKIVTVSCDSDKQFQRLLARNELSETEARNRIDSQMPLEKKCEKSHFVVNNNGDVDETEAAAMRIYTMMQESKQHWYNRFSLLGVILIVCVTIVFLSTTFDVWPKSWRL
- the Ref1 gene encoding THO complex subunit 4, which produces MVDKIEMSLDDIIKSTRTQKKPQGGRGGPSGTRRPGGQQRFGTGGTRRGGGPNSGSPRKPAPASGAGGVLKGRRGGGSGAIQKPRLARGDVNSAWKHDMYDGPKRNGSAGNSTGPTRLIVGNLDYGVSNTDIKELFNDFGPMKKAAVHYDRSGRSLGTADVIFERRSDALKAIKQYHGVPLDGRPMTIQLAVSDVAALTRPVPADDVKRRVGAAAGSQFKRGGGQVGGGPRRGSFKRPAGGKPAAGAQRRERKAAPTAEELDAELDSYINDMKI
- the Tailor gene encoding terminal uridylyltransferase Tailor isoform X1, which codes for MRVEDPDSFWHDKVAYSNAEQLFYEGIDKRKPEPSKAVHTVAVTTTKKTKNRKAMAENQQQHINLLYLNPLTLEASYFLETLEEVNRKNNLQLDPYLTNLLERIVVGIEKYLDKKPTYIIPKAVQPVPNSQPTVTGAGGLTFVPPSELQKIKRTFNCTACTHRIVGTTIAKAVGHLAEQHPNPNPNGTVNGQRPMPTKQERKRVEVEARSKMTIQLPKKVKALATGDITHMFKDKYQVADKLKVMPEYDDIEKDLCKLLTSTFSNESVRIYKFGSRITGIGTCSSDLDVFVDIGNSFHTFEHRASKNTLFRLRILRGLFCASNEWRIINVIEQARVPIIKTCHLASGIECDICLNSLGFCNTNLLKYIFETQPLAQYMCIYLKTWLERCKLTEQISTYSMALMVIYFLQLQQLLPSIELMQHEESLPAKQLVGPWIANFAQKSLSDMGVQQIEVSVPLIKEKVKELFEFYATFNYERYMVCPYFGRKHVAISKILKEMPKRYTKYAYNNPESELQIQKPMVVQDPIQLNHNVTKAVTKYALKTFVDFCAQTAALLATPSPN